A genome region from Haliotis asinina isolate JCU_RB_2024 chromosome 11, JCU_Hal_asi_v2, whole genome shotgun sequence includes the following:
- the LOC137255731 gene encoding lysosomal acid phosphatase-like, whose protein sequence is MINCVLKTLRVQKALPVFTNMPGQLLAVVALILVIGCWSVNTTAPSTLRLVNLMYRHGDRTPYTTYPTNPHVESATWPQGLKWLTTDGMEQLYSLGRFLRRRYSGFLSDKYLHTEIHVESSDVDRCLMSAYSNLAGLYPPSGDQVWNSNIHWQPIPVHSRPKVEDNMLALGKPCPKNDLLYNLRFNSAQVHRVEADNKDFFHFLEEKSGHSSVTFKNLWEISDTLFCERNHNVTLPTWVNSTIYQKLRDFEAVGYELLYNGTTRARLNGGPLLKRWIELTQKKVASKSYTTKMNMFSAHDSTTVALLLALGVHNHRNPPYSSTTMMELHEATPGAFHVELYFRNVSSTDPNDDTQPHQLTIPGCTSQCPLSKFVSLTKDVVPTDWDAECAASNTDPIIGKR, encoded by the exons ATGATAAACTGTGTCCTCAAAACTCTTCGAGTCCAGAAAGCTCTTCCAGTCTTTACAAACATGCCAGGACAGTTACTTGCAGTTGTGGCACTGATCCTTGTGATCGGCTGCTGGAGCGTCAACACCACGGCTCCTTCAACACTACGACTTGTCAATCTG ATGTATCGTCATGGCGACCGCACCCCGTACACTACGTACCCCACCAATCCCCACGTGGAGAGTGCTACGTGGCCCCAGGGACTCAAGTGGCTGACGACG GATGGAATGGAACAACTCTACTCTTTAGGCCGCTTCCTCCGACGGCGCTACTCGGGGTTTCTCAGCGACAAGTACCTGCACACAGAG ATTCACGTGGAGAGTTCAGACGTGGACAGGTGCCTGATGTCTGCCTACTCCAACCTGGCTGGTCTGTACCCTCCAAGTGGAGACCAAGTGTGGAACAGCAATATCCATTGGCAGCCCATCCCCGTCCACAGCAGACCCAAAGTGGAAGACAAT ATGTTGGCTTTGGGAAAACCATGCCCCAAGAATGACTTGCTGTACAACTTACGTTTCAACTCTGCACAGGTACACAGAGTAGAAGCAGACAACAAG GATTTCTTCCACTTTTTGGAGGAAAAGTCAGGTCATTCTTCAGTCACCTTTAAGAACTTGTGGGAGATCTCCGATACTCTGTTTTGTGAG CGTAACCACAATGTCACATTGCCGACCTGGGTTAACTCCACCATCTACCAGAAACTAAGGGACTTTGAAGCTGTTGGGTATGAACTCCTCTACAATGGCACCACCAGGGCCCGTCTTAATGGAG GTCCTCTTTTGAAGAGATGGATTGAACTGACTCAAAAGAAAGTTGCATCAAAGAGCTACACAACTAAGATGAACATGTTCAGCGCG CACGACTCCACTACCGTGGCGCTACTCCTGGCTCTCGGAGTCCACAACCACCGCAACCCACCCTACTCCTCTACCACCATGATGGAGCTACATGAAGCCACGCCCGGTGCCTTCCACGTGGAGCTGTACTTCAGGAACGTGTCCTCCACAGATCCTAACGATGACACACAGCCTCATCAACTCACTATACCAG GTTGTACGTCCCAGTGCCCGCTGAGCAAGTTTGTGTCTCTTACCAAAGACGTTGTACCAACAGACTGGGATGCCGAGTGCGCAGCGTCCAACACAG ATCCAATCATCGGGAAGCGGTGA